GAAAGTGTGACTCTTATACCGGAACTGGGAATGTCACTGAGCCAATTCTGGAAAGTTGCTTCGGGAATGTGGACCTCGACCGAGGCTCGGTCCCAGAGCTGCATGTCGTGAAAGACTTGGAGGCCGTCTTCGACGGTGGTGGTTGTTTGTGGGTCATGGCAGAGGTAGATGGGTCGGAGAGACCGGAGGAGCTGGAGGCGTTCGAGTTTGTGAAGGGACTCTTCGACCCAGTTGTCCCAGGAGCTCATCGTGTTTGATTTGAAGAGAGGGAAGAGCCGGCGGCGGTGGGGGTAGCTGGATTGTTGGAAGGAGCGGAAGGTTCAGGCTTTTATCAGATACAAACGGTTAAACAAAGTGTCACTGTCAACTTTCTGTTTAAAGTTGAGTAGTAAATTATAAAAAATAAAAAATAAATAAAAAAAAGACTGCTTCCCATGAACAGCAAATAGTGAAAACGACATGTCGGAACCTCTCATTCGTTGGTTGCTCGAAATTTGGTCTCTCATTCATTGCTTAGTATTATAGATTTCCAGAGGGAGCTATATATGAACGAGAATACTACAGAGTATTTGGCTTATGAAAACTTACCACTTACCGGCCCATTCTTTTTGAATAAATATCACGTTGATATTAAGCTGAAATCAGAAAAAAATCATTACATTACCTTTCTTCTACCACGCAATTGATAGAATAAAAAATTTGTAGTAATACTCACAATGACACATAGACTAGACTTAATCATTACACTTTTAGAATCGTAAAAGTAGCGGAGACCCTACTTTAGTCCCGGAGGCGCACCTAGTGTTATAGCTCTCCAAACATAAAGGAGATTATATGAAATAAAACTAACGAAAAAACTAATTTATCCCTTAGAGACCCAATAAGTTTGAGCCGATAGTGATAGACTGATAGTGTCTATTGTAGTTGTAAATGAGACTTTCTAAAAAAAAGGAGAAAACAAAGGGGCATACAAAAAGGATCTAAAGGCTTGCATTGATTCCTGATCAAAATGCAATTTTTATTTTTATTTTCTTACTGAAAGAAAGTAATCCATGGTATATGCAGAGAGTTTGAAATAAGCCAAGCTTGCTTCATACATACCTGGATTTCATGTATAGTAAAAATATAATTATAGAGAAGTCTGTCAAAGCTGGGATTTAGTTTATCAATTCAATTAAATGCAGAAGATGCTTTTACTCTTGTAGTCGGTTGTGTGTCAAACAACCTCCCAAGCCCGTAAACCAGCAGGCATTCCACCACAACCGAGGCTACCCCGAGGTTCCTGCCCATAAGAAGGACGGGCCAGGCCCAATCTCAGTGGTAGCGTTGGGCTGGGAACGGTTTCAGAAAGCATAAGAAATCTGAGTGTTTGAAGTAACAGCAAAGACAGTTGTCCCACATCGGTTTTCAGGTAAAGAGAACCCACTCTGGGCCATAAATATGACCCAGCCACCAGTTTGTCAGGTATCATTAACTACCCCTAATAATTACATTATATCGGAAAACACTGACTTAAGCTTCGGATGAGGAAAGACCGGAAGCCCCCAGTCGTCCTTTGGTGTGCAGGTCAGCAGGAAGTCCGCCAGTCTCCAATCAGACACGTCATTAGCTTCTGTCACCCCATCCAAGATCGACCAGAAACATTTAGTGCCGTCTGTGGGAACTTGCTACAAAAATCCAGCGTGACTTGATGACTGAGTTAATCGAGCAATAAGAGCAGGGTACTGGACGGGAAGAGTAGAGAGAGGTGATATACGGACGGATCCTAGAGACAGCAGGGAGAGTTCAAGAATAACAGGAAGAGCTCCGCTCGATGAAACGCCAGAATATGTGCCGCGAGACCTCAATCCCCAAGAGGTAACCGAGATGTTGGAAGATATGAGGGCCCAAATCACGCGACTAGAGCGACAAAGTGCGAGGGACTGAGAGGAAGCCTCCGGGAGGGAGCGCAGGTTAGAAAAGGATAACGCCACGCTCATGAGTGCGCTAGCCCGAGGGGTTGAGCACCGGGAGGCTTTGGATCGAGCAACTGAGCTAGATTGGGCAGCCACATCTCGGCAAACGGGCGCTCCAATGGGAACGAATCGTAGGACGGTGAATATTGGGACGAATTTGTTCCCGGATGAAATGCGGGATTAGGGACCGCCGCCCTTACCCTAGCCGATCCCGGAAGTCCTAGTTGAAAGGCCGGGAGAGATGGAAGAAACCTTAAGAGCCATCCGGGATAGCGTGGCGAGTTTGGCAGACAGAATCTCGAATGCCGAGAGAAGAGGGAAGCGTAACCCGTCCCGCGCGAGTTTCGAAGAAAGAGGGGGACCGTTCACGAGAGCGATCACCCAGTCCGTCCGATCGAACACAGCCAAGCCATTGAAGCTTAGCTACAACGGGGATCGAGACCCCCATCTTTTCCTTGATAGCTTCAAGTCTCACACGAACACTAAAGGATACTCGGATGCAGTATGCTGCAACATGTTTCAGGAAACTTTAGCAGGGGAAGCGCCGAATTGGTTCTATGAACTCCCATCAAACTCGATCGATTGCTTTCGGGAATTAGTGGACAGGTTTGTCAATAGGTTTATCCAACGGACGAACGGGCAGAACACCGCCCAATTGTTCAAAGTGCAGCAAGATAGGGGAGAGGGGTTGAAAGCCTTTGTGAACCGTTGGCAAGGAGCCACAGCCAGAGTCAGGAACTTCGACAAAAAAGTTGTAGAGGAGGCGTTCATTCAAGGGCTGCTTCCCAGGAAGTTCATGTATGCATAAAAATCGAAAATCCACAAGGCTACCACGAGCTTATGGAAATGGCGGTCCGGCATGCCCAGGCAAACCATGACACTTTTGGGGGGACCTCGGCCGGGAAGAGGAAGGCCGAAAGGAGAGGTTCCCCGGTGCAAGTGGTCCAGGAGGTCAGGGCCTAGACGGGAGAGCAAGAGCCGAACTCGTACTCTTCTGGAAAGAGGCATAAAGAGAGGAACGAGAGGAAGGCAGGGAAGCAATATAACACTAATGGGAAGGCAAAGAGCCCCTACCGAGATATCAGGTATACAAGGACGGCGCCGTCAGCAAAAGAGCAGTTCTTAGCGCTCAACACCACTTACGAGGCGATATGGAATGAAAATAAGTTTGTCATTCTGCCTCCCCCTGGCAGGAGGTTCCCCGAGTCCTCAAGGCTCACTAAAGAAGACACAGGAAAATTTTGTGGGTACCACGGGGAGGCAAGTCATCAAATAAATAACTGCATAGAGCTAAAGAGGGCGGTTGAGGGCCGATTGAAAGAAAGAAAATTGCAGCAGTATGTGCCCTGGCAGAGGCATGTCGGAGCAATCGAAGTGTATGGGACGATTAACACAATTCATGGCGGGTCCCATATAGATAATAGGAGTAATAAGGTAAAAAGGCAGTGTACGGGATCCAAGGATGGCCGGGAGGTTTTCGCCTTCGGAAGTAGCAATAACCAGCGAGTAACCACCAGATGGAAGTCCGTTACCTTCCTAGAAGAGGAAGAGGAAGGGATAAGGCCGCACGAGGACCCGTTCTTAATAACATTGCAACTCGACCACTATATCACGAAGAATATCCTGATTGACACGGGAGCCTCAGTCAACGTGTTGTTCAAGAGTGCCTCGAAAAGGCTGCACTGGGGGAGTAATAAGTTGATACAAGACCATGAGCCGTTAATCAGTTTCTCGGGCGATGTCGTTCAGCCTCTTAGATCGGACAACTTTGGGGTAAGCATGGAAGGCCGAGAGGGAGTCGCCCAGGCGACAGTGGAATTTATTGTAGTGGACTGTAAGTCGTCTTACAACGGGATCTTGGGAAGGCCTGCCCTATTGAAGCTAAAGTCTTTTGTCGCCGGCCACATGTTGATGATGAAGGTCCCGACCCCAACATGAGTCATTATGATCCGGGGAGACCAGGGGGCGGCAAGGAGTTGTTATGTGATTGACAATGGGATGAAAAGGTCCGAGGTCCTGTCAGCTAGTCAGGCCACAGCATCCCCCTCGGATCCATATGTGGATCCTTGAGATGATACCGACTCGGATGAAGAGCGTCCGGGGTCAGTGGAAGAAACAAAAGTGGTTTCAATCTTAGATGAATTCCTGAATCGGCAAGTGACCATCGGGACAAGACAGGCACTCGGAGTAAGAGCGGCCCTGGTAGGGTTCCTGAAGAGAAACAGTGGGGCATTCGCTTGGACGTACAAGGACATGCCCGGGATATCAAGTGGCATTGTGACACACCAGCTCGGGATCGAGAAGGGATTCCTTCCCGTGCGGCAAAAACGAAGGACGTTTAAGCCAGAAAAGTATGAAGCAATGAGGGGGGAAGTGCAAAAGTTAATAGACACTAGGTTTATAAGGGAGGTCATATACCCCCAGTGGCTGACCAATATGGTCATGGTTCCAAAGAAATTAACTGGACAATAGAGGATGTGCGTGGATTATTTAAATCTCAACAGAGCATGCCGAAATGATAGCTTCCCACTTCCACGCATAGATCAACTGATGAACTCCACATCCGGTTTCGAACTGTTGAGCTTCATGGACGCCTACGCGGGCTATAACCTGATCCAGATGGATCCGAGGGATGAGGAGCACACTGCTTTCACGACTGACAAAGGCCTATATTGCTATAAGGTAATGACATTCAGACTGAAGAATGCAGGAGCCACTTACCAACGGCTGATAAATGTCATGTTCACCGAGTACCTCGGGAAAATAATGAAGATATATGTCGATGACATGCTGGTCAAAAGTCTAAAGGCCGAGGAGCATGTAGGGCATATTGAGAAAGTCTTCGAGGTCATAATGAGGTTCGGGATGAGGCTGAACCCATAGAAATGTATATTCGGGGTCGTCAAAGGGAAATTCTTAGGCCATATAATCAGCCGGAGGGGAATTGAAGCCAACCCGGAGAAAATCCAGGCCATCTTAGATTTGGAAAGGCCTAAGCTAAGGAACCAAGTGCAGTCGTTGGCCGGGAAGGTTATCGCCCTGGCAAGGTTTGTGTCACAACTCACGGATAAGTGTGGCCCCTTCTTCCGGCTGTTGAGAGACCAGAAATGTAAGGAAATAGTATGGGGACCCGAGCAGGAAGAGTCTTTCAAGCAGATAAAGGCGTAACTCACGTCCGCGCAGGTTTTGCAAAGCCTATTCCGGGTGAGATGCTTTATTTGTCTATCGCCGCGTCACAGTCAGAAGTTAGCTCGGTCCTGATAAGAAAAGAGTCCGATATCGAGCATGCTGTATTTTACGTCGGGAAGGGATTCACACCAGCAGAGAGCAAGTACCCGGACGTCGAGAAATTGGCCTTGGCACTTATTGTAACCGTCTGAAGCCTCAAGCACTATTTCCAGGCACACTCGATAACCCTCTATACCAACCACCCCCTGAGGCAGATCATGCAAAAGCTAGAGGTCAGCGGGAGACTGGTGAAATGGGCAATTGAACTGGTGGAATTTGATATCCATTACCGGTCGAGACTGGCAATCAAGGGCCAAGCAGCGACAGACTTTATATCTGAGCTCACGCCCATGAAAGTTGTGGGAGAGTCCTCTGAGCTCACGCCCGTGAAAGTTGTGGAAGAGTCATTGGAGCTCACCCCCACGAAAATCGTGGGAGTGCCCTCCGAGACCGGCGGGGAGGAAAGTGGTCCCGGAGCGGATAAGGAGATGCACAGTGAGGAACCGCCGGAACGACTCTAGAATCTTTTTGTTGACAGCTCGGTAACGAGAAAGAAAAACGGGGCGGGAATAATATTGGAGACCCTTGATGGGTTCAAACACAAGTATGCCTTGGAATTTCAAGTTCACGCCTCAAACAATGCGGCAGAGTACGAGGCCTTAATTGGTGGGTTGCAACTCTCACGGGATATTGGCGTAGATAGAGTGGAGGTGTTCAGTGATTCACAGCTGGTCGTCAATCAAGTCAACGGGAGCTTCGAAGCAAAGGAG
Above is a window of Fragaria vesca subsp. vesca linkage group LG7, FraVesHawaii_1.0, whole genome shotgun sequence DNA encoding:
- the LOC101307062 gene encoding uncharacterized protein LOC101307062, with the protein product MQKLEVSGRLVKWAIELVEFDIHYRSRLAIKGQAATDFISELTPMKVVGESSELTPVKVVEESLELTPTKIVGVPSETGGEESGPGADKEMHIHASNNAAEYEALIGGLQLSRDIGVDRVEVFSDSQLVVNQVNGSFEAKEPQLNSYQALSKTFMQRFK